The Estrella lausannensis genome window below encodes:
- a CDS encoding GNAT family N-acetyltransferase, producing the protein MSIWKGDRIRLRSIEPSDWETFHALSEDTETARFYDKILIPTSKEKMKKWCEEMSCAPHDNDEIVLVIETLDGQMAGLMDIFDCDRRYGIFKYGIGIHKNFQRKGYASMAVRLLLRYYFFELRYQKVNVHIYSFNEPSIELHRRLGFVQEGCLRNMAFTKGGFHDELVFGLLRSEFEMLHHPKP; encoded by the coding sequence ATGAGCATCTGGAAGGGCGATAGAATCAGGCTGCGTTCGATAGAACCCTCGGACTGGGAAACCTTCCACGCTCTCAGCGAAGATACGGAGACAGCCCGCTTCTACGATAAGATCCTTATCCCCACATCGAAAGAAAAAATGAAGAAGTGGTGCGAGGAAATGTCTTGCGCACCGCACGACAATGACGAAATCGTATTGGTGATCGAAACCCTCGACGGCCAGATGGCAGGGTTGATGGACATATTTGACTGCGACCGCCGCTACGGTATCTTCAAGTATGGGATCGGCATCCACAAGAATTTTCAACGCAAGGGCTATGCCTCAATGGCCGTACGCCTGCTTCTCCGTTACTACTTTTTTGAGTTGCGCTACCAGAAGGTGAACGTCCATATCTACTCGTTCAACGAGCCTTCGATAGAGCTGCACAGGCGTCTTGGCTTTGTGCAGGAGGGGTGCCTGCGCAACATGGCATTCACCAAAGGCGGGTTCCACGATGAGCTGGTTTTCGGTTTGCTGCGCAGCGAATTTGAAATGCTTCACCACCCCAAGCCTTAG
- a CDS encoding mechanosensitive ion channel domain-containing protein, translating into MTSQILSLVLLIITIVGKFPACASLAEDKVEIANPPNPLDLTTDFFDYYHEPDPVTLLRKIEMTEAALTAMYASLAPNLQNQMLVYVNKIAINLEALPKLRSEKGSSHKARLYKNRYTFENIESLLNQEVALQDELSELEKERVSLTSLLKKMRRHIDSQMAAYLKESANTSDKLLLGLQIFAHMSSLAVMEEKERLTKEKIAEESAEIAHLSEEAGYAFNHLDLSVISEAALSKQIEGQKEVLSMAELGSLHAELSASGMFGASEKEISESFLYTQKSIRSQISQASIRLAILELEAKRAIVAEADGKASSLTLEEIQGWIRDIQDIGYQAGIYEAKTEQELDRVGHLGLLLDEKEEGAKASSPLIALARQRYSEVQTSLNDLDLLKRKQFFTLSLAGWAEAHLERSMSYWEITKGYIGGIWSGCCSTLQGWLHESLFKVAGVPVTLMGLLEGLMILGGAYLFSFLIRFGIRRALWDKGSVAQSSLFILDRLLHYLLLVIGGVLALLSAGLEISSVFWVLGALSVGIGFGLQTIVNNFASSLILLFSRSVKVQDYIQLQSGEWGQVMDISVQNTIVRTSDGIEIVIPNSELISNKFMNWTMHDPYKRLHIPFGVAYGTDKDFVEKVAKEAAGKISATITNHPHLEGPRVWLKGLGESSLDFELVVWVNMFTAKGAHGSLQSSYLWEIETALTKHGIEIPFPRCDLVVRTPVHIQDSSLAPAGKAY; encoded by the coding sequence ATGACATCTCAAATTCTTTCCCTCGTTTTGCTCATTATTACAATCGTGGGTAAATTCCCCGCTTGCGCGAGCCTCGCCGAAGACAAAGTAGAGATAGCTAATCCGCCAAACCCACTGGACTTGACTACGGATTTTTTTGATTACTACCATGAACCGGATCCGGTCACCCTGCTCAGGAAAATTGAGATGACAGAGGCAGCGCTTACTGCGATGTATGCGTCGCTCGCTCCGAATCTACAAAATCAGATGCTTGTCTACGTCAATAAAATAGCGATCAATTTAGAAGCGTTACCCAAACTCAGGAGCGAAAAAGGCTCTTCCCACAAAGCAAGGCTCTACAAAAACCGCTACACGTTTGAAAATATTGAAAGCTTACTCAATCAGGAGGTAGCACTGCAGGATGAGCTGAGCGAGCTTGAAAAAGAGAGGGTCTCGCTGACCTCTCTTTTGAAAAAGATGCGGCGGCATATTGACTCCCAGATGGCTGCCTACCTGAAAGAGAGCGCCAATACATCCGATAAGCTGCTCTTGGGATTGCAGATTTTCGCCCACATGTCCTCTCTGGCAGTCATGGAGGAAAAAGAGCGTCTTACCAAAGAGAAAATTGCGGAAGAATCCGCAGAGATTGCCCATCTGAGCGAGGAGGCAGGTTACGCCTTCAACCACCTGGATTTAAGTGTGATCAGCGAAGCGGCGCTGAGCAAACAGATCGAGGGGCAAAAAGAGGTCCTTAGCATGGCGGAGCTGGGGTCTTTGCATGCTGAGCTCAGTGCGTCGGGAATGTTTGGGGCGAGTGAAAAGGAAATTTCAGAGAGCTTCCTCTACACCCAAAAATCGATCAGGTCGCAGATCTCGCAAGCCTCGATCCGGCTAGCCATCTTGGAGCTCGAAGCCAAGAGGGCAATTGTCGCGGAAGCAGACGGCAAGGCCTCGTCTTTGACTCTCGAGGAAATTCAAGGGTGGATCCGCGACATTCAGGATATCGGTTATCAGGCAGGCATCTATGAAGCCAAGACCGAGCAGGAGCTGGATAGGGTAGGGCACTTGGGGCTTTTGCTGGATGAAAAAGAAGAGGGAGCCAAGGCATCGAGTCCTCTTATTGCGCTTGCCAGACAACGCTATAGCGAAGTTCAAACCAGCTTGAACGACCTGGATCTCTTGAAGAGAAAGCAGTTTTTTACCCTTTCCCTTGCCGGGTGGGCGGAAGCGCACCTGGAACGTTCCATGTCCTACTGGGAGATTACGAAAGGGTATATCGGGGGGATCTGGAGCGGCTGCTGCTCGACCTTGCAGGGGTGGCTTCACGAGAGTTTGTTCAAGGTTGCCGGAGTCCCAGTAACTCTCATGGGACTCCTGGAAGGTCTCATGATATTGGGGGGAGCTTACCTTTTTTCCTTTCTTATTCGGTTTGGAATTCGAAGAGCTCTTTGGGATAAAGGAAGCGTGGCTCAGTCCAGCCTCTTCATCCTCGACAGGTTGCTCCATTACCTATTACTTGTTATCGGAGGGGTGTTGGCGCTTTTGTCTGCGGGCCTTGAGATCAGTTCCGTCTTTTGGGTTCTGGGGGCTCTTAGCGTCGGTATCGGGTTTGGACTTCAGACCATTGTCAATAACTTCGCGAGTAGTTTGATTCTTCTTTTTTCCAGAAGCGTCAAGGTGCAAGACTACATCCAACTGCAGTCTGGGGAGTGGGGACAGGTGATGGATATCTCGGTTCAAAACACCATTGTGAGAACCTCCGACGGCATAGAGATTGTCATTCCCAATTCCGAGCTGATATCGAATAAGTTCATGAACTGGACAATGCACGACCCCTACAAGCGGCTCCACATCCCCTTTGGTGTCGCTTACGGAACAGATAAAGACTTTGTCGAGAAGGTTGCGAAGGAAGCTGCCGGAAAAATCTCCGCGACGATCACCAACCACCCCCATCTGGAGGGTCCCAGGGTGTGGCTCAAAGGATTGGGGGAGAGTTCGCTCGATTTCGAACTTGTCGTGTGGGTGAACATGTTCACGGCCAAGGGAGCGCATGGGTCTTTGCAGTCGAGTTATCTTTGGGAAATTGAGACCGCGCTAACGAAGCATGGGATAGAAATTCCATTCCCGCGTTGCGATCTGGTCGTCAGGACACCTGTTCATATCCAGGATTCTTCTCTCGCCCCAGCGGGAAAAGCTTATTGA
- the ribB gene encoding 3,4-dihydroxy-2-butanone-4-phosphate synthase codes for MTKSLETVEHALIALRKGKPIILVDDESRENESDFVLAAERATPETINLLASCGRGLICLALESKRVESLGLPMMAETNRSPFNTAYTISIDAKEGISTGSSVQDRARTIQVAIDPAKKGSDLITPGHVFPVKAKPGGVLERPGHTEGAVDLARLAGLNPSAVLCEILSDDGSMARGEDLKKLQARLNIPLLTIKDLIHYRLYYEKIVQPISKIPFVSQYGSFTLHTFVNSITGKRFSALIKGKVRNESLVRLHEGCMPSESFGFMGCDCASKLEFSLNSIEESGSGIFMHFHDDSQLMRHFEKKIASDHTGALSEDACRYTADAAQILKSLDIFAIRLITNDPKKCEKLSSFGIQVVERVPIPDSLNSKVSHALFGRNHPLEALSDCR; via the coding sequence ATGACAAAATCTTTGGAGACCGTCGAACACGCCCTAATAGCTCTTCGCAAGGGCAAACCCATTATTTTAGTCGATGATGAATCAAGGGAAAACGAGAGCGATTTTGTACTCGCCGCCGAAAGGGCCACACCCGAAACGATCAACCTTCTCGCCTCTTGCGGCCGCGGGCTGATCTGCCTGGCGCTCGAATCAAAGCGGGTCGAGTCGCTGGGGTTGCCGATGATGGCAGAGACAAACCGATCCCCTTTCAATACTGCCTATACAATCTCCATCGATGCAAAAGAGGGCATTTCAACCGGCAGCTCTGTCCAAGACAGAGCAAGAACCATTCAGGTTGCTATCGATCCTGCCAAAAAAGGGTCGGATCTAATCACTCCCGGCCATGTCTTTCCGGTGAAGGCTAAGCCCGGCGGGGTGCTGGAAAGACCCGGACACACTGAAGGAGCTGTTGACTTAGCAAGACTGGCAGGCCTAAATCCTTCGGCTGTCTTGTGCGAAATATTAAGCGATGACGGCTCGATGGCAAGAGGGGAGGATCTTAAAAAGTTGCAGGCGAGGCTGAACATCCCGCTTTTGACCATCAAAGACCTCATCCACTACCGGCTCTATTATGAAAAGATCGTGCAGCCGATTTCCAAAATTCCTTTCGTGAGCCAGTATGGCTCCTTCACCCTGCACACGTTTGTCAACTCCATCACAGGGAAAAGATTCTCCGCTTTGATCAAGGGGAAGGTAAGAAACGAGTCCCTCGTCCGCCTCCATGAAGGATGCATGCCGTCAGAGTCTTTTGGCTTCATGGGTTGCGACTGCGCGTCAAAACTTGAATTTTCCCTTAACTCCATTGAGGAGAGCGGAAGCGGAATTTTCATGCACTTCCATGACGACTCACAACTGATGCGCCACTTTGAAAAGAAGATTGCCTCCGACCACACAGGTGCTCTCTCAGAAGATGCCTGCCGCTATACGGCAGATGCTGCGCAAATCTTAAAGTCGCTCGACATTTTTGCGATCCGCCTGATCACCAACGATCCCAAAAAATGCGAGAAGCTCTCGTCGTTCGGCATCCAGGTGGTCGAGCGGGTGCCCATACCCGATTCCCTAAACAGTAAAGTTAGTCACGCCCTCTTCGGCAGAAACCACCCTCTGGAGGCGTTAAGCGATTGCCGCTGA
- a CDS encoding F-box/LRR-repeat protein has translation MSYAVDRQFPYSSLTQSPATGEEAGGDQGLIQLLPVEIVQNILLFVPESSTSLVCKRWLAFERDSYFSLEKIRRSSKKWGIDRDVAAADALMAKETDANAARRIEIIKRSVMSRCSVEEGTHSLSPMDQKMLVSAASRPLKVLQFWSCFEGWKSLVALWNILLESNLVSDQQLPDVPLREQALLVREGMKKHQNELSKVKSLDLRDKNISKLPPEMALFTSLEDLKLDHNPLHRISAKLLRVWDKIKSFSMANTSLERLPEGFGDNWQQLESLTLSGNDIKTLPAHFSTRWPRLKNIRLENNNIESLSEDFGKFWNSLERATLQNNSYKIVPSSMLELGRRLKVFRYDA, from the coding sequence GTGTCATATGCAGTAGATCGACAATTCCCCTATTCATCCTTGACTCAATCGCCAGCAACGGGCGAGGAAGCTGGAGGCGATCAAGGTTTGATCCAACTACTACCCGTTGAAATTGTGCAGAATATTCTCCTGTTTGTCCCGGAATCGAGTACGTCGCTCGTGTGCAAACGCTGGCTTGCTTTTGAAAGAGATAGTTATTTTTCCCTGGAGAAAATCCGCCGATCGTCAAAAAAATGGGGAATCGACCGTGACGTTGCTGCGGCTGACGCTCTCATGGCTAAAGAGACGGATGCAAATGCCGCCAGGCGAATTGAGATCATTAAGCGCTCGGTGATGAGCAGGTGCTCAGTCGAGGAGGGAACACACTCATTATCCCCAATGGATCAGAAGATGCTCGTCTCTGCCGCATCCCGTCCGCTTAAAGTCTTGCAATTTTGGAGCTGTTTCGAAGGTTGGAAGAGTCTTGTGGCTCTTTGGAATATTTTGCTTGAGAGCAATCTGGTTAGCGACCAGCAATTGCCTGATGTTCCGCTACGTGAGCAGGCATTGCTTGTCCGCGAGGGGATGAAAAAGCACCAAAACGAGCTTTCCAAGGTGAAAAGTCTGGACTTGAGGGATAAAAACATCTCGAAACTGCCTCCCGAAATGGCACTCTTTACGTCCCTTGAAGACTTAAAGTTGGATCATAACCCCCTGCATCGGATTTCAGCGAAGCTGCTGCGGGTCTGGGACAAGATCAAAAGCTTTTCGATGGCAAACACCTCCCTTGAGAGGCTCCCTGAAGGATTTGGGGACAATTGGCAGCAGCTCGAATCCCTTACCCTTTCAGGGAATGACATAAAGACATTGCCTGCCCATTTTAGCACGCGCTGGCCCCGTCTTAAAAACATAAGACTTGAAAATAACAATATAGAGAGCCTTTCTGAGGATTTTGGTAAATTCTGGAATAGTCTGGAGCGAGCCACACTCCAGAACAACAGCTATAAGATAGTGCCATCTTCGATGCTGGAGCTAGGGCGCAGATTGAAAGTTTTTAGATATGATGCTTAA
- the mutS gene encoding DNA mismatch repair protein MutS, with the protein MTTTTETETAKTSPMMAQWHACKETAKDALLLFRMGDFYEAFYEDAALLSKELDLALTKRQDIPMAGVPFHSAEGYIDRLIQKGIKIAVAEQMEDPKKTKGLVKREVVRFITPGTVISSSLLSDKCNNFFASVSNSGKNYGLAVLDISTGELIALECASLHELKTELFRFKPKELLAPKKFIQKYQDIMDEIKIAFSPLINPHDDWRFEGGAAKEFLLSHLQVKTLEGYGLQEEGACVSSAGALLAYLQDFLRLPIQHIQTVKTYSLSDHMVLDPSAQRNLELTESMRSVQQKLTLYDVLDNTSTPMGGRLLMHWVKHPLLSIDAIRGRQDAIDNVLQKLSLAEKLRAHLNYVKDLERLMTKVCSGFALPRDIANLKASLYPLAEIKADLMASCHTSPFLFDAAAKIGTHRELHQLIDNSLVDEPPFRIGDSRLFKEGFHKELDELRLIGQDGKKWLADYQESLRASTGIKTIKVGYNRMFGYYIEVSKGQAGNMPPSFTRRQTLVNAERFISEELKAFEDKVLSASDRIEAMEQELFAELRREVSLHKTAVLETAGAIAKVDCILSLALSAKQHGWVKPVVDGSRKLVIVEGKHPVLDAYQKMERFVPNDTFLDDEKNRLMLITGPNMAGKSTYIRQVALIAIMAHIGSFVPAKSAHIGLIDRVFTRIGAHDDLARGQSTFMVEMTETANILNNATDRSLVILDEIGRGTSTYDGIAIAWSAAEWLLTQEGKRAKTLFATHFFELTKMEEVIDGAVNYNVSVLEQRGEVVFTHKILKGSADKSYGIHVAKLAGLPSYAIDRSKEILSHLEETGSKKGIFEPARPKRAPKKVSDLQTMQLTFLNPNGR; encoded by the coding sequence ATGACAACAACGACAGAGACAGAAACAGCTAAAACCTCTCCCATGATGGCACAATGGCATGCCTGTAAGGAAACGGCGAAGGACGCTCTCCTCTTATTTCGGATGGGAGACTTTTATGAGGCATTCTACGAAGATGCCGCCTTATTATCCAAAGAGCTGGATCTGGCGCTCACCAAAAGGCAGGATATCCCGATGGCGGGGGTACCTTTCCACAGCGCCGAAGGATATATCGACCGGCTCATCCAGAAAGGGATAAAAATCGCAGTCGCCGAGCAGATGGAAGACCCGAAAAAGACCAAGGGATTGGTCAAAAGGGAAGTTGTCCGTTTCATCACTCCGGGAACTGTCATCAGTTCGTCTCTTCTCTCCGACAAATGCAACAATTTTTTCGCCTCCGTTTCAAATTCGGGAAAAAACTACGGACTGGCTGTGCTCGATATTTCAACCGGCGAGCTCATTGCCCTGGAGTGCGCAAGCCTTCATGAACTCAAGACAGAACTCTTCCGGTTTAAACCCAAAGAACTTTTAGCTCCGAAAAAGTTTATTCAGAAATACCAGGATATCATGGATGAGATCAAGATTGCCTTCTCTCCCTTGATCAATCCGCATGATGACTGGCGCTTTGAAGGAGGAGCCGCCAAAGAGTTTCTTTTGTCCCATCTTCAGGTCAAGACGCTGGAAGGGTATGGATTGCAAGAGGAGGGAGCCTGCGTCTCTTCTGCCGGCGCTCTTCTCGCCTATCTGCAAGATTTCTTAAGACTTCCCATCCAACACATCCAGACGGTTAAAACCTACTCGCTGAGCGACCACATGGTTCTCGATCCGTCCGCGCAGAGAAATTTGGAGCTGACAGAGTCGATGCGATCTGTGCAGCAAAAGCTCACGCTGTACGATGTCTTAGACAACACCTCTACCCCCATGGGAGGCAGACTTCTCATGCACTGGGTGAAACACCCTCTGCTTTCGATCGATGCCATCAGAGGCAGGCAGGATGCCATTGACAACGTGCTCCAGAAACTTTCGCTAGCGGAGAAACTGAGAGCTCACCTCAATTACGTGAAAGACTTAGAGCGCCTGATGACGAAAGTCTGCAGCGGATTCGCTCTTCCAAGGGATATTGCCAACTTAAAAGCGTCGCTATACCCGCTCGCGGAGATCAAAGCGGATCTAATGGCCAGCTGCCACACCTCCCCTTTTCTTTTCGACGCAGCAGCCAAGATTGGCACACATCGGGAGCTGCATCAACTGATCGACAACTCGCTTGTCGATGAGCCGCCCTTCAGGATCGGTGACAGCCGTCTCTTCAAAGAGGGATTCCATAAGGAGCTCGACGAGCTAAGACTCATCGGACAGGATGGAAAAAAATGGCTGGCCGATTATCAGGAGTCTTTAAGGGCGAGCACGGGCATAAAAACAATCAAAGTCGGCTACAACCGCATGTTTGGCTACTACATAGAAGTGTCCAAAGGACAGGCAGGCAACATGCCGCCCTCCTTCACAAGACGCCAGACGCTTGTCAATGCCGAGCGCTTCATCTCCGAAGAACTGAAAGCGTTCGAGGACAAAGTGCTATCGGCCAGCGACAGAATAGAAGCGATGGAACAAGAGCTGTTTGCCGAGCTCCGCAGAGAGGTATCCCTGCATAAGACGGCAGTGCTTGAAACGGCCGGGGCCATCGCTAAGGTCGACTGCATTCTTTCCCTTGCCCTTTCGGCCAAACAGCACGGCTGGGTCAAACCGGTTGTGGACGGGAGCCGCAAACTCGTGATCGTCGAAGGAAAGCATCCAGTGCTTGATGCGTACCAAAAAATGGAGCGTTTTGTTCCAAACGACACCTTCTTAGATGATGAGAAAAACAGACTGATGCTGATCACCGGGCCTAACATGGCGGGAAAATCAACATACATCCGTCAGGTGGCCCTGATCGCAATCATGGCCCACATAGGATCTTTTGTGCCGGCCAAATCAGCCCACATCGGACTGATCGACCGCGTATTCACCCGAATAGGAGCCCACGACGACCTAGCCAGGGGCCAGTCTACTTTTATGGTGGAGATGACGGAGACAGCAAATATCTTAAACAACGCCACTGATCGCTCCCTTGTTATTTTAGATGAGATTGGCAGAGGGACCAGCACCTACGACGGCATCGCGATAGCCTGGTCTGCGGCAGAGTGGCTTCTGACCCAGGAAGGAAAAAGGGCCAAAACACTTTTTGCCACGCACTTTTTCGAGCTGACTAAAATGGAAGAAGTCATCGACGGGGCCGTCAACTACAACGTCTCTGTCCTTGAGCAGCGAGGAGAGGTGGTATTCACCCATAAAATCCTTAAGGGATCGGCAGACAAAAGTTATGGCATCCACGTCGCCAAGCTTGCGGGTCTTCCCTCCTATGCCATCGACAGAAGCAAAGAAATCCTTTCCCACCTGGAAGAGACCGGATCCAAAAAGGGCATCTTCGAGCCAGCAAGACCTAAGAGAGCCCCCAAAAAGGTCAGCGACCTGCAAACAATGCAGCTTACGTTTTTGAACCCCAATGGTAGGTAA
- the priA gene encoding replication restart helicase PriA — translation MKNAIALVALDTPLQEALDYSIPAELNESIEFGTLVEVPLRGRKCSGWVIGFKEKSQFKGVKAIAKVLSSEPALTEEVYKLAEWVARYYVTPLPKVLKTIIPSSLRKITKPKLISFVQKAVSKEELRDLAASLRGKSKAKTAVLDVLLLAGKEILLSELLEKAGTAKATVDALEKMGCLKVIKLPMDRSPLKDEEFFKTKPKVLNGEQLQALNNITQDIDAAKFTVHLLHGITGSGKTEIYMQAIEKVLERGGGVLVLVPEISLTAQAIDRFKSRFSEQIAILHHRLSDGERFDAWHNLKKGKSKIALGARSAVFAPVKNLKLIIVDEEHEPSYKQTDEMPCYHARDVAVLRGSFEKVPVILGSATPSLESYYNASLGKYSLSTLSVRAGKSSLPEVTVIDMRKEYERAKGYTIFSEILLSKIRERKEKGEQTILFLNRRGFHTSCMCQSCGAFVKCKSCDQAMTYHKKELSLNCHLCGFSLSPPPTSCPSCGRPSEMKFKGVGTEQVERALKALFPDIRTLRIDADTTRHKGSHEKLFKEFATHKADVLIGTQMVAKGLHFPLVTLVGVLNCDQTLQFPDFKAQETTFQLITQVSGRAGRSFHRGEVILQSCLVDHPILKLAQTQDFKAFYQEEIAIREMFSFPPLRSMAKVRLSGTDDRKTEEMLNRYRDLLLALLPKEYTVMPVAPSGHLKVKDRYYYQFFLLGPQLNAFRESVKKLKEMLEIPTGYRLHLDINPYSTYF, via the coding sequence ATGAAAAACGCCATCGCGCTTGTTGCGCTCGACACCCCCCTACAGGAAGCACTTGATTACTCCATCCCCGCCGAACTGAATGAGAGTATCGAATTTGGAACGTTGGTCGAGGTGCCCCTAAGAGGACGCAAATGCTCAGGATGGGTCATCGGCTTTAAAGAAAAGAGCCAATTCAAAGGGGTTAAAGCGATTGCAAAGGTTCTCTCGAGCGAACCGGCTCTCACAGAAGAGGTATACAAACTGGCTGAATGGGTGGCCAGATACTACGTCACTCCCCTGCCCAAAGTCTTAAAAACGATTATTCCGTCTTCGCTTCGAAAGATCACCAAGCCTAAACTAATCTCCTTTGTGCAAAAAGCGGTTTCCAAAGAGGAGCTGCGCGACTTGGCCGCCTCCCTCCGAGGCAAGTCCAAAGCGAAAACCGCGGTCTTGGACGTTTTACTGCTTGCCGGCAAGGAAATTCTCCTCTCCGAGCTTCTCGAAAAGGCAGGGACAGCTAAAGCAACTGTCGATGCCCTGGAAAAGATGGGCTGCCTCAAAGTCATCAAGCTGCCGATGGATCGCTCCCCCCTGAAAGATGAAGAGTTTTTCAAAACAAAACCCAAGGTTTTAAACGGAGAGCAACTGCAAGCTCTCAACAACATCACCCAAGATATCGACGCGGCAAAATTCACTGTCCACCTACTCCATGGCATCACGGGAAGCGGCAAAACAGAAATCTACATGCAAGCCATCGAAAAAGTACTGGAGAGAGGAGGCGGCGTCTTGGTCTTGGTACCGGAAATTTCTCTCACCGCACAGGCAATCGACCGTTTCAAAAGTCGCTTCAGCGAGCAGATCGCCATTTTACATCATCGCCTAAGCGATGGGGAGCGCTTCGATGCGTGGCACAACTTGAAGAAAGGAAAATCCAAAATTGCTCTGGGGGCCCGATCAGCTGTTTTCGCTCCCGTCAAAAACCTTAAGCTCATCATCGTCGACGAAGAGCATGAACCGTCCTACAAGCAGACAGATGAGATGCCCTGCTATCACGCTCGCGATGTGGCGGTGCTCCGAGGCAGTTTTGAGAAGGTTCCGGTCATCTTGGGAAGCGCCACACCCAGCCTTGAAAGTTACTACAACGCCTCGCTGGGTAAATACTCCCTCTCCACCCTCTCTGTCAGGGCGGGCAAGAGTTCGCTGCCGGAAGTAACCGTCATCGACATGCGAAAGGAGTACGAAAGAGCCAAGGGATACACCATCTTTTCCGAAATTCTCCTCTCTAAAATCAGGGAACGCAAAGAAAAGGGCGAGCAGACCATCCTGTTTTTGAACAGACGCGGATTCCACACCTCCTGCATGTGCCAAAGCTGCGGCGCTTTTGTGAAGTGTAAAAGCTGCGATCAGGCGATGACCTACCACAAAAAGGAACTTTCGCTCAACTGCCATCTGTGCGGGTTTTCCCTCTCTCCGCCTCCCACATCATGCCCCTCGTGCGGCCGTCCTTCGGAGATGAAGTTTAAAGGGGTGGGGACAGAACAGGTCGAGCGCGCATTAAAAGCCCTCTTTCCGGATATAAGAACGCTGCGTATCGATGCCGACACGACAAGGCACAAAGGCAGCCATGAAAAATTGTTCAAAGAATTCGCCACCCATAAAGCCGATGTGCTGATCGGCACCCAAATGGTCGCCAAAGGGCTCCACTTTCCATTAGTGACTCTAGTCGGAGTGCTCAACTGCGATCAAACCCTGCAGTTTCCCGATTTTAAAGCCCAGGAAACCACCTTCCAGCTAATCACCCAGGTATCTGGAAGGGCCGGGCGCTCATTCCACCGGGGCGAGGTCATCTTGCAAAGCTGCCTCGTTGACCATCCGATTTTAAAACTGGCTCAAACGCAAGATTTTAAAGCATTCTACCAAGAAGAGATCGCTATCAGGGAAATGTTTTCCTTCCCCCCTTTAAGAAGCATGGCTAAAGTCCGCCTGTCCGGCACCGATGACAGAAAGACTGAGGAGATGCTCAACCGCTACCGGGATCTGCTGCTCGCCTTGCTCCCTAAAGAATACACCGTGATGCCGGTGGCGCCCTCAGGCCATCTTAAGGTCAAAGACCGCTACTACTATCAGTTTTTTCTGCTGGGACCCCAACTAAACGCATTCCGGGAATCAGTGAAGAAACTCAAAGAGATGCTGGAAATACCGACAGGGTACAGGCTTCATCTGGATATCAACCCCTACTCCACCTATTTTTAA